A genomic window from Camelina sativa cultivar DH55 chromosome 2, Cs, whole genome shotgun sequence includes:
- the LOC104757053 gene encoding uncharacterized protein LOC104757053: protein MESHFRQRRDATGRLGLTALQKCTAAIRLMAYGYTADAVDEYLRLTETTSHKCLLHIVEGVINLFGDEYLRRPTAEDLQRLLNIGEHRGFPRMIGSIDCMHWEWKNCPTAWKGQYTRGSGKPSIVLEAVASQDLWIWHAFFGPPGSLNDINVLDRSPVFDDILEGRAPRVRYVVNGWQYKMAYYLTDGANFIRRYDNITVTMFYNHPIWVVA, encoded by the exons atggagtcccACTTCAGACAAAGGCGAGATGCTACTGGAAGGCTTGGTCTTActgcacttcaaaaatgtacgGCAGCTATTCGTTTGATGGCTTACGGATATACGGCAGATGCGGTGGATGAATATTTACGACTCACTGAAACAACCTCCCACAAATGCCTTCTACATATTGTTGAGGGAGTTATAAATCTGTTTGGCGACGAGTATCTCAGAAGACCTACAGCGGAAGACCTCCAACGATTACTGAATATTGGAGAACATCGCGGTTTCCCCAGAATGATAgggagcatagattgtatgcattgggagtggaagaattgtcccactgCATGGAAAGGACAATATACACGTGGATCTGGTAAACCGTCAATCGTACTAGAGGCTGTGGCATcacaagatttatggatttggcacgcattttttggacCACCGGGTtcgttaaatgatatcaatgtctTGGACCGCTCCccggtgtttgatgatatcctagAGGGCCGAGCTCCGAGAGTTAGATACGTTGTCAATGGATGGCAATACAAAATGGCGTACTACCTCACGGACG GTGCAAATTTTATCCGTCGGTACGATAATATAACAGTGACCATGTTCTACAATCATCCAATTTGGGTGGTTGCCTAG
- the LOC104757058 gene encoding protein NRT1/ PTR FAMILY 4.7, giving the protein MIMSQAFEHMDEANRLSVWNGYVDWRNRPALRGRHGGMLAASFVLGVEVLENLAFLANASNLVLYLSTKMGFSPSGAANAVTSFMGTAFFLALLGGFLADAFFTTFHIYLVSAAIEFLGLMILTVQAHEHSTEPWSRVVLFVGLYLVALGVGGIKGSLPPHGAEQFDNETASGRRQRSFFFNYFIFSLSCGALIAVTVVVWLEDNKGWSYGFGVSTAAILISVPVFLAGSRFYRLKVPSGSPITTLFKVLTAAFYAKCKRRRTSSNAVTCHTRNDGDDNETKRNSDGDDEVLGSFLGEVVRSRESLPRPLFCTEEQLEDVTIVIKILPIFMSTIMLNCCLAQLSTFSVQQASTMNTKLGSFTVPPAALPVFPVVFTMILAPTYNHFLLPLAQKATKTETGITHLQRIGTGLILSIVAMVVAALVETKRKHVLLACCSSNNSSSYSSSPLPITFLWVAIQYVFLGSADLFTLAGMMEFFFTEAPSTMRSLATSLSWASLAMGYYLSSVLVSAVNFVTGLNQHSPWLSGKNLNQYHLERFYWLMCVLSGINFLHYLFWASRYVYRSNQG; this is encoded by the exons ATGATAATGTCTCAGGCGTTTGAACATATG GATGAAGCAAACAGGTTAAGCGTGTGGAATGGTTACGTAGACTGGAGAAATAGACCGGCATTGCGTGGCCGCCATGGCGGTATGCTTGCCGCATCTTTTGTCTTGG GCGTGGAAGTGTTGGAGAACCTTGCGTTCTTAGCAAACGCCAGCAATCTAGTGTTGTATTTGTCAACAAAGATGGGATTTTCACCGTCTGGAGCTGCAAACGCAGTAACCTCTTTTATGGGAACAGCGTTTTTCTTGGCCCTTCTCGGAGGTTTCTTGGCAGATGCTTTCTTCACCACTTTCCATATCTATTTAGTCAGCGCCGCCATTGAATTCTTG GGCTTAATGATACTTACGGTCCAAGCCCACGAGCACTCTACCGAGCCATGGTCTCGTGTAGTTCTGTTCGTGGGTCTATACTTAGTAGCTCTCGGTGTAGGAGGAATAAAAGGCTCGTTACCACCGCACGGAGCGGAACAATTCGACAATGAAACAGCGAGTGGGAGAAGACAaagatccttcttcttcaactactTCATATTTAGCCTCTCGTGTGGTGCCTTGATAGCCGTTACGGTCGTGGTCTGGCTCGAAGACAACAAAGGCTGGTCTTATGGCTTTGGTGTCTCCACGGCCGCGATCTTGATCTCGGTCCCGGTTTTCTTGGCTGGTTCTCGCTTTTATCGCCTTAAGGTTCCTAGTGGAAGTCCAATCACGACTCTATTCAAGGTCTTGACCGCTGCTTTCTACGCTAAGTGCAAGAGGCGAAGAACTTCAAGCAACGCTGTTACGTGTCATACAAGAAACGACGGTGATGACAACGAAACCAAGCGAAACAGCGATGGAGATGACGAAGTTCTCGGATCGTTCCTTGGTGAAGTTGTGAGATCACGCGAATCGCTACCTCGACCACTCTTTTGCACAGAGGAACAACTCGAAGACGTGACGATAGTCATTAAGATTTTACCTATTTTCATGTCTACCATTATGCTTAATTGCTGTCTAGCTCAACTATCAACCTTTTCTGTCCAACAAGCTTCGACGATGAACACCAAGCTTGGGTCATTTACCGTCCCACCCGCGGCATTACCTGTCTTCCCGGTAGTCTTCACGATGATCCTAGCTCCAACTTACAACCACTTCCTTCTCCCCTTAGCtcaaaaagcaacaaaaacggAAACCGGCATAACTCATCTTCAACGCATCGGAACAGGGCTCATTCTTTCGATAGTTGCAATGGTGGTCGCAGCCTTAGTCGAAACCAAACGAAAACACGTCCTTCTTGCTTGCTGTTCAAGCAACAACtcctcttcttattcttcttcgcCGCTTCCTATAACGTTTCTTTGGGTGGCTATACAATATGTGTTTCTTGGATCAGCCGATCTATTCACGTTAGCCGGTATGATGGAGTTTTTCTTCACAGAAGCTCCTTCTACAATGCGTTCCCTTGCGACCTCTCTTTCATGGGCGTCTCTTGCGATGGGATATTACTTGAGCTCTGTTCTCGTCTCGGCCGTTAATTTCGTAACAGGCTTAAACCAGCACAGTCCATGGCTTTCGGGGAAGAATCTGAATCAATATCATCTCGAGAGATTTTACTGGCTCATGTGTGTGCTTAGTGGGATCAACTTCTTGCATTATCTCTTTTGGGCTAGCCGTTATGTGTACCGGTCGAACCAAGGGTAG